A window from Branchiostoma lanceolatum isolate klBraLanc5 chromosome 9, klBraLanc5.hap2, whole genome shotgun sequence encodes these proteins:
- the LOC136442338 gene encoding anaphase-promoting complex subunit 2-like: MAASVENLGGAWSTVTAGLLPCRGQTKAPPTDAVLKAAIAVLDHQGVAFIIEEWFLDSLQADLRENIGPAFWNHFSSESNGPKQHGADGTLVTAFRELHASLSSYLPSVDVLERLRQEGAKQRLKDKVLLIFKALLFYDIPLKFHGVVKEFYSCAFKACEEELRKKEKTSPGEDGPDEEEEEDGDEDSLTCGGCDQDKEACSCTETLTLFHQLNSQLHSLGLLERVCGEAVTAIIHDRIQQHIQNTCQGEFESQFLLPLEKWLNSKVLSWLYLVFKGTPGQTGEREVSAKTQESLNRWQTRLLYFLYQTYGTLRISEMFDIIVEFPDSMSALEDLKVCLEKTDLRQTLVSSLRSAIGRRLLQPGATTSDVLSQYILLVKSLRVLDPTGVLLELVGDRIRHYLRTRDDTVRKIVEGLTEEEGGSDLADELMKGDPISLEEGVEEEGGDPWAWTKWEPDPIDADPSKTSKSRRSPDIISLLISIYGSKELFIKEYQSVLCNRILSFNYDLTRELRNLELLKLRFGESQLGNCEVMLKDVQDSKRVNDLIKSENLMEVRVDGVAVSGMIISAQYWPQLKETKLALPPAVQQRFDSYTQAFQTVKASRTLNWLPQMGLVDVDIELKNRRLSVMVNPVVATIIMHFQDKERWTLDELSTAMQVPSSVLRRRITFWQNYGLIRENPPGSYVLLEEGADHHGDVMIDSDEETESATASSQEMREEEMQMFWVYVQGMLTNLDSLPLERIHSMLKMFAMRDNPIEISLPELKAFLDSKVRSQQLLLSGGKYKLPKNR, encoded by the exons atggcGGCCTCTGTGGAGAATTTGGGCGGCGCTTGGAGCACGGTGACGGCCGGCCTGCTGCCGTGCCGGGGCCAG acgaAGGCTCCCCCGACAGACGCCGTTCTGAAGGCGGCCATCGCGGTGCTGGACCATCAGGGCGTGGCCTTCATCATCGAGGAGTGGTTCCTGGACTCGCTGCAGGCCGATCTGCGCGAGAACATCGGCCCCGCCTTCTGGAACCACTTCAGCTCCGAGAGTAACGGGCCAAAACAGCACGGAGCAGACG GTACACTAGTCACAGCCTTCCGTGAGCTCCACGCCAGTTTGTCGTCCTACCTCCCCAGCGTGGACGTCTTGGAGAGACTTCGGCAGGAAGGAGCGAAGCAGCGTCTTAAAGACAAAGTCCTGCTCATCTTCAAGGCTCTGCTGTTCTACGACATTCCGCTGAAGTTCCACGGAGTAGTGAAAGAATTCTACAGCTGTGCCTTCAAGGCTTGTGAGGAG GAGCTGCGTAAGAAGGAGAAGACGTCCCCGGGTGAGGATGGTccagatgaggaggaggaggaggatggagATGAGGACAGTCTGACCTGCGGAGGATGTGATCAGGATAAGGAAGCCTGCTCCTGCACCGAGACTCTCACACTCTTCCACCAACTCAACTCACAGCT ACACAGTTTAGGGCTACTAGAGCGGGTGTGTGGGGAGGCTGTAACAGCCATCATACATGACCGAATACAGCAGCACATTCAGAACACCTGCCAGGGCGAATTCGAGTCACAGTTTCTACTTCCTCTGGAAAAG TGGTTGAACAGTAAGGTGTTGAGCTGGCTCTACCTGGTGTTTAAGGGCACACCTGGGCAGACAGGTGAGCGGGAGGTCAGCGCCAAGACGCAGGAGTCTCTGAACAGGTGGCAGACAAGACTGCTCTACTTCTTATACCAG ACCTACGGGACGCTGCGGATCTCCGAGATGTTTGACATCATTGTGGAGTTTCCCGACAGCATGTCTGCGCTGGAGGACCTAAAGGTCTGTCTGGAGAAAACTGACCTCAGACAGACGCTGGTCTCATCCCTACGTTCCGCCATCGGCAGGAGACTGCTGCAGCCTg GTGCAACGACCTCAGATGTGCTGTCCCAGTACATCCTACTGGTGAAGTCCCTTCGTGTGTTGGATCCTACAGGTGTCCTACTGGAGCTAGTAGGGGACAGGATACGGCACTACCTCag AACCCGAGACGACACGGTGCGTAAGATTGTGGAAGGTCTCACCGAGGAGGAGGGGGGTTCTGACCTGGCCGATGAGCTGATGAAGGGAGATCCCATTTCTCTGGAGGAGGGGGTGGAGGAGGAGGGCGGTGACCCCTGGGCCTGGACCAAGTGGGAACCGGACCCCATCGATGCTGATCCTT CCAAAACCTCAAAGAGTCGTCGTTCCCCCGACATCATAAGTCTGCTGATCAGCATCTACGGCAGCAAGGAGCTGTTTATCAAGGAGTACCAGTCCGTCCTCTGTAACCGCATCCTGTCCTTCAACTACGACCTCACACGGGAACTCCGCAACCTCGAGCTGCTCAAGTTACGCTTCGGGGAGAGCCAGCTGGGCAACTGTGAGGTCATGCTCAAG GACGTCCAAGACTCGAAGCGCGTGAACGACTTGATCAAGTCCGAGAATCTGATGGAAGTAAGAGTGGAC GGCGTGGCGGTGTCGGGAATGATCATCTCGGCGCAGTACTGGCCGCAGCTGAAGGAGACCAAACTGGCGCTGCCGCCCGCCGTGCAGCAGAGGTTCGACAGCTACACCCAGGCCTTCCAGACGGTTAAAG CAAGCCGTACTCTGAACTGGTTACCACAGATGGGTCTGGTAGACGTGGACATCGAGCTGAAGAACAGGAGACTGTCTGTCATGGTCAACCCTGTGGTCGCCACCATCATCATGCACTTCCAGGATAAGG agcGGTGGACGCTGGACGAGTTGAGCACTGCCATGCAGGTTCCCTCCTCGGTTCTCCGGAGAAGAATCACCTTCTGGCAGAACTACGGCCTCATCAGGGAGAACCCGCCGGGCAGCTATGTGCTCCTGGAGGAGGGTGCCGATCACCACGGCGACGTGATGATTGACAGCGACGAGGAGACGGAGTCGGCCACAGCCTCCTCACAGGAGATGAGGGAGGAGGAGATGCAG atgttctgggtgtacgtgcagggcatgctgactaacctggaCAGCCTGCCACTGGAGAGGATCCACTCCATGCTGAAGATGTTCGCCATGAGAGACAACCCCATCGAGATCTCCCTGCCCGAGCTCAAGGCCTTCCTCGACAGCAAG GTCAGGTCTCAGCAGCTGCTGTTGTCTGGGGGGAAGTACAAGCTGCCTAAGAACAGGTGA